The Maridesulfovibrio sp. genomic sequence AAAGAACTGCTGATTGAAGAACTGAACCTCATCGACGTCACCGTCGACGAAATCGAAAACGATGCGCCCCTCTTCGGAGAAGGACTCGGTCTTGACTCTCTCGATGCTGTGGAAATCGTTGTACTGGTCCAGAAGAACTTCAACGTTGAAATCAAAAACATGGAAGAAGGCAAGGCTGCCTTCCAGAGCGTAAACAGTCTAGTGGACTTCATCAGGGAAAAACAGGCTTAAGTCATGGACCTTCCCGTCAATATCTGCGCCGTCGGCTGTATCTGTGCCGCTGGAAAGGATAGCCGCGCATGTTTTGATACCATGTTGCACGGGGATGTCCGGCCCACTTTCAAACCCGGTTTTTCATATGACCAACCCATGTCCTCCCCCGTTTTCGCAGTAAAGCAGGAGTGGATTAAGCGGCAGGAACAAAATCCCCCGCTGACAGAGACTATAAAACTCCTTTTTCAAGCAGCGGACGAGGCTCTGGCACAAGCCGGACTGACCCCGCAAAAACTCGGCGGCCTTAAGGTCGGATCCTGCATCGGCTCTTCCACCGGGGCATCGCTTAATTTCATGCCTTTTTACCAGCAATGGCGGGAAGAGAAAGAACCGGATCTTAAAATTATTGAGAGCTACTTGTCCTGCAATCCGGCAACAGCCGTAGCGGATAGATACGCCCTGAACGGTCCGGTGCAGACCGTAACCAATGCCTGCTCTTCCGGCACCGATGCCATCGGCATAGGATCATCGTGGATAAGACAGGGACTTTGCGATCTGGTTATTGCCGGAGGCGCCGACGCCCTGAGCGGAATTTCCTACACCGGTTTTTCCCGGCTGATGATCACCAGCCCGGAAAGATGCCGCCCCTTTGACAAAGACAGGCAAGGCCTGAATCTGGGAGAAGGCGCGGCTACAGTTATCCTTGCAGGGGAAAAAGCCATGCAGGAACTGCAACTCAATTCCATGGCGAAGGTTATTGGCTACGGCACCTGCTGCGATGCCCACCACCTGACTGCACCACATCCTGAGGGTTCCGGACTGAAACAGGCCATAAACGATGCTCTGCAACGCAGCGGCATAACAGCTTCCGACATAGGATTCATTAACGTACACGGCACAGGCACAGAGAATAACGACCGTATTGAAGGTCAGGTCATAAGGGATTTATTTCCCCGCACCACTTTCACAGGGATCAAAGGATTCACCGGGCATACTTTAGGCGCTGCAGGAGCTATAGAAGCGGTCATGACTGTAATGTCGCTTAAACACGGGTTGCTAATGCCCACCTCTGGATTCCGTGAGGCTTCGGCTAAATCAAACGCAATCCCGGTGACCGCAAAATCTTCAATAAAGGCCGAATACGCACTTAGTGATTCACTGGCTTTCGGCGGAAACAATTCCGCCCTTGTCTTTAAAAAGGGGGCAGCATGATACGCCTAGCCCTGCACGGGATCGGAACAGCTCTAGCAGAAGCCGGAAACAATGTAGATACCTCCGATCTGAATTCATATTTTGCTCCCCGCCGTTTACGCAGGGTGGACCACTTCACACGCATGACCATGCTGGCCGGGTGTCGCGCCCTGCATGACGCAGCCGGAACAGAACAAAAAGACCTCAAGACCGCACTCCCCCTGCCCGAGAACATGGGTATTGTTGTCAGTACCGGATTCGGCCCCTCGCAAACCACTTTTGAATTTCTGGATTCCATAATAGACCACGGAGCAGACTGTGCCTCACCGCTGTCATTTTCCCACTCGGTACATAATATCCCGGCAGCGACCATGAGTATTTTCCTGAACAACCCCAAGCCCAACACCACTATCTGCCAACTGCACGGCCCCTTAATGACCGGGTTGCAGACATCCGCATGCTGGCTGGCAGAAGAAAGAGTCCAGAAGGTGTTGCTTGGCGTCGTGGATGAAAAAACTCCCCTGCTCGAAGATAACTCCCGCCGATTGCTGGACCGTAAGGCCCCCCGGTGTAAACATCTTCCTGTCGGAGAAGGAGCGTGCTTTTTTCTGCTTAGTGCAGTTGAAAATGGTGCCGAAGCAAAATACGGAACATTGGAAATGGAGAATCTTTCCCCGCAGGAACTGCAGGAAACAGGATTACCCGGTCGGGTCCTTGCCCCAGCCCGCATACTGCCCAGACTGGAAAACCTTCACCTTAGAGCTACGGCCACACAACAGGCAGACACGCCTTGCGCTGCCGGACCGGAACTTGCCTTTGCCGCGATTCAGGCTATGGACAAAGGAGAAAGCTGCTGCATTGAGCAATGCGGAAACAATTTCGGGCTTATCACCGTAAAACCACAAGGCTGACCCATGACTGCAAAGCTGTCACTTACTGCGCAGGACATAGCGGAAATGATCTCGTCAACGCTACTTGCGGAAATGGATTACAGCCGGAAGCTGGAATTTTGCACAGGGCAGTCCCTGGCCGGAGATTTTATACCCCTTAATACGATCTTTCAGGACCCGGAAAGAATTCTTGAACGGATCGGAATGCAGTTCGGTATTGAATCATCACAACTGGCGGGTAAAGACATTAACCTGATGGCGGAACTGATCCTGAATCAAACAGGAGGCAGGCCTTGCCGGGTAACATTTTTCACATCCGGCAGCACCGGCACACCGGTTCCTGCAGCATCGAACTTCACCGACCTTGAACAGGAAATCCATTCTCTTGCAAGTATCTTCCCGGATCGCAGGCGGGTGGTCAGCTTTGTGCCCCGGCACCATATTTACGGATTCCTGTTTTCTATCCTGCTCCCCAAAGCACTGGGGGTGCCGAAAGAATACAGCCCTCCCCTGCCCGGCATGGAGCAGATAAAAAAAATGCGCAACGGCGACCTGATCATTGCCTTCCCGCTGCTCTGGAAAAAGCTTGAAAATCTGGACGGAGTCTTCCCTGAAAATGTATTCGGGGTGACTTCAACCGGGCCATGTCCGGCAGAAACAATTACTGGCCTGCAGGCACAGGGGCTGGCCCGCATGACAGAAGTCTACGGTTCATCAGAGACAGGCGGAGTTGGATTTCGTCATGACCCTTCGGGCATGTATACCCTGCTGAGCCACTGGAAAAAAACAGGGGACTCCACCATCGAACGGACTTCGGCAACGGGAGACAAACAACAGCATGTCCTGCAGGATCATCTCGAATGGCAGGGAGCCCGGTTCCGACCGCTTAAACGGGCCGACAAAGCCGTACAGGTTGGGGGGATAAACGTTTATCCGGCACGGGTGGAAAATTTCTTCAGAGAATTACCTCAGGTCAGGGATTGTTGCGTAAGGCTCATGAGAGCAGATGAAGGGGAAAGATTAAAGATTTTTATAGTTCCGGCCTCTGAGAAAGAAAACGCAGCCCTTGAAAAAGAGCTGCGTAATCTGGCGATTGATAAACTTTCCCATCACGAAAAACCCGGAAAATATAATTTCGGACCAAGCCTGCCCGTGTCAAATATTGGTAAGCTCAGCGACTGGTAAAATCAGACTGAACAAATCAGCCCCTTGGATAAATTATCCAGTTGCGGCAGGAACGGCGAACTACTGATTTCATAATTCGCAAAATCCACATAAGACGGCTCCGCGTCAGGGGTTACACTTATTTCAACCCCCTGCTTATCGAAAAGGATACGCATGGGCACCATCTCCCGCTCACTTTCGGAACATAGGGATTCCCGGCATTCGGGGACGAATACGAACTCCTTACCCGAATAATGGCGGGCGGTAATCATACTCAAGGTAGTGCTCACTGCTGCAACCTGTCCCTGATCATCAAAGACAAGTGAATTGGAATCACCGTTGATGCCCACGGCATCGGAATCATAAGCCGTTATTCTGCCTACGGGCGTATCCAGCGGAGTCGGCTCGGCAGGCTCAAGGGAACGGAGATGACCGTCCCGGCTGAAGCTGGCTCCGATGCGGGTCTTGATCACTCCAGCCGGAGTTTGAACGCTTAAGGTTTCATCCGGCCAGAGAGTCATGGAGCGCAATGCTCCATCCTCATAAAAACAAAGACTGATAACTTTTGCGGTCAGCGGACCTGCCGGAGAATCAAAGGTCAGCGGATCTGCCAACTTCCCTTCATCTTCCTGACTCCAATACCCGGAAAGTTTCCCGTTGAGCGGGAAAACACGTTTCAGCTTTCCTGATTCATGAAAAGTGACCATTTCAGCTTCAATTATTCCCGCCGGAGTATATACCGGAGTACGCTCCTCCAGCGGCAAGGATTTTACATTGCCGTTGCCATAGGTCTGCACTGGCTGCAGAGTCTTGCGGCGTAAATCATCAGTGGAATGCTGGGCCACAAGTTCTCCGGCCTCAGTGGAATAGACACGTCTCATGGTATTCACGAGTAGACCTCCTCATCATTGAGCTTGATAAATTCACTGCGGGTCAAAGGCCGTTCAAGGCGCAGTGAAAGCTGGCGCACGGCTTCGGTAAGGGTGGAAAGAGAGTCGGTTCCGCAATCAATGCCGTATTCATCAAGGGCATTTCGAACTGCGGCCCGTCCGCTTTTGCCGCCTACTGCCAGCTTGCGGGCAGTACCAACGGACTCGGGATCGTAAGGTTCAAACAGCTCCGGAGATTTGCTCAGAGCATGGGTGTGCAATCCTGATTCACAGGCAAAAATGTCGGTGCCGACAACTGCCTTGGTTCGCGGGATAGCAACCTTAGCCGCCTTCCCTACCAGCATGCAGGCTTCTTTCAATACTGCAGTGGAATACCGGGAACTGCCCTCGCGCAGGGTCAGCCTTGCCACCAGTTCCTCTGTGGCGGCAATGCCGGACCGCTCGCCGATACCGATTACGGAACAATCTGCGTAATCGGCCCCGGCTTCAAGGGCGGTGAAAGAGTTGGCCGTAGCCATGCCGAAATCATCGTGGCAGTGTACGGCAATATCAATATTAACCTTGTCTTTAAATCTATTGACCAGTTTTTCCATGGCAAGGGGAGTCAGTTGCCCCAGCGAATCCGCAAGCCGGACCCTTGAGGCTCCACAGACCTCGGCATGCAAAGCCATACTCAGGGAAAAATTTCCGTCAGCACGGGAAATATCCTCAAGCCCGACTGAGATATACTCGAATCCGCAATTCTTGGCAGCCCGCACAGCTGCTGCCAGCTTACGCAGTATGGCCTGACGGTCAGACCTTAATCTTTTCTCAATATGCAGGTCTGAAACAGGGACTCCGATATTAATACGATTCAGTCCCAGTTTGCCTGCAGTCTCAATATCTTTTTCTCTACAGGGCGACCAGACACTGAAGGCTGTCTTTCCCTCAAACGACTTTGCATATGCTGCGAACAGATCAAGATCTTCTTGTCCTACCCAACCCAGCTCTATCTCATCCACGCCCATGGCGACGAGAGAGGATGCGATGCGCTTGCGGGTTTCCAGATTGAAATAAGCCCCGAACAACTGTGCGCCTTCACGCAGGGTGGTATCGATCAACATAGTTAATGCTCCAAATGGATTTAATAAGTTCAAAATCCATAAAGCATTATTGATGCCAAAACTCACCGTCCGCCTATCTACCTTAATTTATATAAAATACTCTTCTATCTGCCCTTCCTGCACAACCTGCAAAAATGTAATTTCCTACAATTTTGTACTCGTAAATCGAAGTAATCTACATTTTTAGTAGTTTCTTAAATTTCACATTGTTTACGATTTTGTCCTATTATATCAACTACTTATCTAATGAATTCAAGTTTGGCACGCGGTTTGCCTTATGTGAATCAGCATCAACGAAAACAAATCCAAAACCATATGGAGGAGAAAATGAGAAAGGTAGCAATTTACGGAAAAGGCGGAATCGGCAAATCCACAACCACCCAGAACACAGTAGCAGGTCTTGCAACAATGGGCCGCAAAGTTATGGTTGTCGGATGTGACCCCAAGGCAGACTCAACCCGTCTGCTGCTCGGTGGCCTGGCTCAGAAATCAGTTCTCGATACCCTTCGTGAAGAAGGTGAAGACGTTGAACTTGAGGATATCCGCAAGCCCGGTTTCGGTGAATCATGGTGTGTTGAGTCCGGCGGTCCCGAGCCCGGTGTCGGCTGCGCAGGACGCGGTATCATCACTTCCATCAACATGCTTGAAAACCTCGGCGCTTATGAAGAATCCGAAGGCCTTGATTACGCCTTCTACGACGTACTCGGTGACGTTGTTTGCGGTGGATTCGCAATGCCTATCCGCGACGGTAAAGCAGAAGAAATCTACATCGTCTGTTCCGGTGAAATGATGGCGATGTATGCAGCTAACAACATCTGCAAAGGTATCATGAAATACGCGGAATCCGGTGGAGTACGCCTCGGTGGACTGATCTGCAACTCCCGTAACGTTGATAACGAAAAAGAAATGATCGAAGAACTGGCCAAGAAAATCGGCACCCAGATGATCTACTTCGTACCCCGTGACAACGACGTACAGCGTGCTGAAATCAACCGTAAAACAGTTATTGAATGGAACGACAGCGTACCGCAGGCTGCCGCCTACATGGGCCTTGCAAAAGCCATCGACGAAAACGAAATGTTCGTTGTTCCCAAACCCCTTGAAATCGAAGAACTGGAACAGCTGCTCCTCGATTACGGCCTGATGGAAGTTTAATACTACTTTCCACACCTCCTTAAAAAGCGGCGAGCCCCGACATAAGCACCAAGGTTCTTAAGACCTTTTAAAAAAAGGTCTTAAGCCGCCGGAGGAAAACCCATCTATTCTAAATGCGCGCAGCGCAACAAATTCCACAGCAGAGCAAGGAGACAAACAAATGATGATCATGGTGAGAGCAATCGTAAGACCGGAAAAAGCGGATGATGTACTGGCCGCACTCATGGACAACGGCTACCCCGCTGTAACCAAATACTCCGTAGCCGGCCGCGGTAAACAGCGCGGCATCAAAATCGGCGAAGTAACCTACGACGAAATCCCCAAAACCATGCTCATGAGCGTGGTCAAAGCCGAAGACAAGGACTTCGTAATCAACACCATTATGGACGCAGCCCGCTCCGGCACCAAGGGTGCTTTCGGTGACGGTAAGATCTTCGTAACCGATGTTGAAGACGTCTACACCATCAGCTCCGGTATCAATGAAGCGGCTCCGGTTGAGGAGGCTTAGCATGAAGGAAATCATCGCAGTTGTGCGGATGGATATGATGAACCGCACCAAAAAAGCCCTCACCGAAGCAGGCATCGATGCTTTCTTCGCCCACGAGGCCCAGGGACGCGGAAAAGGTTTCGTCAACCCGGCAGTTCTTGAAGGGGTTGAATCAGGATACGAAGAAGCCGCAGCCGTCCTCGGCGAAAAAGGTAAACTCTATCCCAAACGCGTCCTTACCGCAGTTGTTCCTGAGGAATCAGTGGACGAAGTAATAGCTGAAATTATCAAGGTCAACAAATCCGGCAAACCCGGAGACGGCAAAATATTCGTCTGCCCCGTTGGCGATGCAGTCAGAGTCAGAACCGGAGAAACAGGCGCGAAGTCCATCGCCTAACCACTCAAGGAGACAGAAATCATGAGTAAGACAAAAGTGGTGCAGTGGGACCCGGCGGACATCAAGGAAGAACTTCTGAAGAAGTATCCGCCCAAAGTAGCCCGCAAGCGCGCCAAACAGATAATGATCAATGAAGCGACTGAAAGCGAAACACCGCCCGAAATCGTCGCCAACGTAAGAACTATTCCCGGTATCATCACCATGCGCGGCTGCACATACGCAGGCTGTAAGGGCGTTATCATGGGCCCCACCCGCGACATCGTGAACATTACCCACGGCCCGATCGGCTGCGGATTCTATTCCTGGCTGACCCGCCGTAACCAGACCTCTGCCGGTCCGGACGGTGAAAACTACATGACCTACTGCTTCTCCACGGACATGCAGGATCAGGACATCATCTTCGGCGGTGAAAAAAAGCTCGAAGCAGCCATTCAGGAAGCATATGACCTCTTTCACCCCAAAGGCATCTGCGTCTTCTCCACCTGTCCTGTTGGACTGATCGGTGACGATGTGCATGCCGTGGCAAGAAAAATGAAAGCAAAATTCGGAGACTGCAACGTCTTTGCCTTCTCCTGTGAAGGTTACAAGGGTGTTTCCCAGTCTGCCGGTCACCATATCGCCAACAACCAGGTCTTCACCCATCTTGTGGGCGAAAACAAAGAGCCTCGCACTGAGGAATACAAAATCAACCTGCTCGGTGAATATAACATCGGCGGTGACGGTTTTGAGATTGACCGTATCTTAAAGAAATGCGGCATCACCAACCTCGCAACCTTTTCCGGCAACTCGACTTATGACCAGTTTGCTTCTGCGCAGCATGCAGACCTTAGCTGTGTAATGTGTCACCGCTCCATCAACTACGTAGCTGACATGCTGGAAACCAAATACGGTATCCCCTGGATCAAGGTAAACTTCATCGGCGCGGAATCAACTGCCAAGTCCCTGC encodes the following:
- a CDS encoding AMP-binding enzyme codes for the protein MTAKLSLTAQDIAEMISSTLLAEMDYSRKLEFCTGQSLAGDFIPLNTIFQDPERILERIGMQFGIESSQLAGKDINLMAELILNQTGGRPCRVTFFTSGSTGTPVPAASNFTDLEQEIHSLASIFPDRRRVVSFVPRHHIYGFLFSILLPKALGVPKEYSPPLPGMEQIKKMRNGDLIIAFPLLWKKLENLDGVFPENVFGVTSTGPCPAETITGLQAQGLARMTEVYGSSETGGVGFRHDPSGMYTLLSHWKKTGDSTIERTSATGDKQQHVLQDHLEWQGARFRPLKRADKAVQVGGINVYPARVENFFRELPQVRDCCVRLMRADEGERLKIFIVPASEKENAALEKELRNLAIDKLSHHEKPGKYNFGPSLPVSNIGKLSDW
- the nifD gene encoding nitrogenase molybdenum-iron protein alpha chain — protein: MSKTKVVQWDPADIKEELLKKYPPKVARKRAKQIMINEATESETPPEIVANVRTIPGIITMRGCTYAGCKGVIMGPTRDIVNITHGPIGCGFYSWLTRRNQTSAGPDGENYMTYCFSTDMQDQDIIFGGEKKLEAAIQEAYDLFHPKGICVFSTCPVGLIGDDVHAVARKMKAKFGDCNVFAFSCEGYKGVSQSAGHHIANNQVFTHLVGENKEPRTEEYKINLLGEYNIGGDGFEIDRILKKCGITNLATFSGNSTYDQFASAQHADLSCVMCHRSINYVADMLETKYGIPWIKVNFIGAESTAKSLRKIGEYFGDKKLIDKIEEVIAEEMPEVKATAEDVRSRTEGKTAMLFVGGSRAHHYQDLFNEMGMKTLSAGYEFGHRDDYEGRRVIPDIKVDADSRNIEEIEVEADPELYKPRKTDGELKALEDAGYEFKHYEGLNPDMDKGTIIIDDLNQYEAEKLVEILKPDLFCAGIKEKFSIQKLGVPLKQLHSYDSGGPYAGFKGAINFYKEIDRLVGSKVWSYMKAPWQENPELTATFVWE
- the nifH gene encoding nitrogenase iron protein codes for the protein MRKVAIYGKGGIGKSTTTQNTVAGLATMGRKVMVVGCDPKADSTRLLLGGLAQKSVLDTLREEGEDVELEDIRKPGFGESWCVESGGPEPGVGCAGRGIITSINMLENLGAYEESEGLDYAFYDVLGDVVCGGFAMPIRDGKAEEIYIVCSGEMMAMYAANNICKGIMKYAESGGVRLGGLICNSRNVDNEKEMIEELAKKIGTQMIYFVPRDNDVQRAEINRKTVIEWNDSVPQAAAYMGLAKAIDENEMFVVPKPLEIEELEQLLLDYGLMEV
- a CDS encoding P-II family nitrogen regulator, which codes for MKEIIAVVRMDMMNRTKKALTEAGIDAFFAHEAQGRGKGFVNPAVLEGVESGYEEAAAVLGEKGKLYPKRVLTAVVPEESVDEVIAEIIKVNKSGKPGDGKIFVCPVGDAVRVRTGETGAKSIA
- a CDS encoding phosphopantetheine-binding protein yields the protein MHTKLKELLIEELNLIDVTVDEIENDAPLFGEGLGLDSLDAVEIVVLVQKNFNVEIKNMEEGKAAFQSVNSLVDFIREKQA
- a CDS encoding P-II family nitrogen regulator; translation: MMIMVRAIVRPEKADDVLAALMDNGYPAVTKYSVAGRGKQRGIKIGEVTYDEIPKTMLMSVVKAEDKDFVINTIMDAARSGTKGAFGDGKIFVTDVEDVYTISSGINEAAPVEEA
- a CDS encoding beta-ketoacyl-[acyl-carrier-protein] synthase family protein, translating into MDLPVNICAVGCICAAGKDSRACFDTMLHGDVRPTFKPGFSYDQPMSSPVFAVKQEWIKRQEQNPPLTETIKLLFQAADEALAQAGLTPQKLGGLKVGSCIGSSTGASLNFMPFYQQWREEKEPDLKIIESYLSCNPATAVADRYALNGPVQTVTNACSSGTDAIGIGSSWIRQGLCDLVIAGGADALSGISYTGFSRLMITSPERCRPFDKDRQGLNLGEGAATVILAGEKAMQELQLNSMAKVIGYGTCCDAHHLTAPHPEGSGLKQAINDALQRSGITASDIGFINVHGTGTENNDRIEGQVIRDLFPRTTFTGIKGFTGHTLGAAGAIEAVMTVMSLKHGLLMPTSGFREASAKSNAIPVTAKSSIKAEYALSDSLAFGGNNSALVFKKGAA
- a CDS encoding beta-ketoacyl synthase chain length factor — its product is MIRLALHGIGTALAEAGNNVDTSDLNSYFAPRRLRRVDHFTRMTMLAGCRALHDAAGTEQKDLKTALPLPENMGIVVSTGFGPSQTTFEFLDSIIDHGADCASPLSFSHSVHNIPAATMSIFLNNPKPNTTICQLHGPLMTGLQTSACWLAEERVQKVLLGVVDEKTPLLEDNSRRLLDRKAPRCKHLPVGEGACFFLLSAVENGAEAKYGTLEMENLSPQELQETGLPGRVLAPARILPRLENLHLRATATQQADTPCAAGPELAFAAIQAMDKGESCCIEQCGNNFGLITVKPQG
- a CDS encoding pyruvate carboxyltransferase produces the protein MLIDTTLREGAQLFGAYFNLETRKRIASSLVAMGVDEIELGWVGQEDLDLFAAYAKSFEGKTAFSVWSPCREKDIETAGKLGLNRINIGVPVSDLHIEKRLRSDRQAILRKLAAAVRAAKNCGFEYISVGLEDISRADGNFSLSMALHAEVCGASRVRLADSLGQLTPLAMEKLVNRFKDKVNIDIAVHCHDDFGMATANSFTALEAGADYADCSVIGIGERSGIAATEELVARLTLREGSSRYSTAVLKEACMLVGKAAKVAIPRTKAVVGTDIFACESGLHTHALSKSPELFEPYDPESVGTARKLAVGGKSGRAAVRNALDEYGIDCGTDSLSTLTEAVRQLSLRLERPLTRSEFIKLNDEEVYS